The Euleptes europaea isolate rEulEur1 chromosome 2, rEulEur1.hap1, whole genome shotgun sequence genome has a segment encoding these proteins:
- the BARHL2 gene encoding barH-like 2 homeobox protein produces MEGSSGSSFGIDTILSNPRSGSPGAMNGDFRAGEGRAADFRTRATPSPCSEIDTVGTAPSSPISVTAEPPEQPHLAPEQPPPHLHLHHGQPPPPSLQPSAQPPPPPPPPGSGSSGPRTSTSSFLIKDILGDSKPLAACAPYSTSVASPHHTPKAEGAAAGEACRPKLEQDEGRTKLDKRDDAQNELKCHGTKEEGDREITSSRDSPPVRAKKPRKARTAFSDHQLNQLERSFERQKYLSVQDRMDLAAALNLTDTQVKTWYQNRRTKWKRQTAVGLELLAEAGNYSALQRMFPSPYFYHPSLLGSMDSTTAAAAAAAMYSSMYRTPPAPHPQLQRPLVPRVLIHGLGPGGQPALNPLSNPMPGTPHPR; encoded by the exons ATGGAAGGATCTAGCGGCTCCAGTTTTGGAATAGACACGATCTTGTCCAACCCCCGGTCCGGCAGCCCGGGCGCGATGAACGGAGACTTTcgggcgggcgagggccgggcgGCGGATTTCCGCACGCGGGCCACCCCGTCGCCCTGCTCGGAGATCGACACGGTGGGGACGGCGCCCTCGTCGCCCATCTCGGTCACCGCGGAGCCCCCCGAGCAGCCGCACCTGGCGCCCGAACAGCCGCCGCCGCATCTCCATCTCCACCAcggccagccgccgccgccgagtTTGCAGCCCTCggcccagccgccgccgccgccgccgccgccgggctcgGGCAGCTCGGGCCCCAGGACTTCCACCTCCTCCTTCCTCATCAAAGACATTTTGGGAGACAGCAAACCGCTGGCGGCCTGCGCCCCGTACAGCACCAGCGTGGCATCCCCGCATCACACCCCCAAGGCGGAGGGCGCCGCGGCCGGCGAAGCCTGCCGCCCCAAACTGGAGCAGGACGAAGGCAGGACCAAACTCGACAAGCGCGACGACGCCCAGAACGAGCTCAAGTGCCACG GGACAAAAGAAGAAGGCGATCGTGAAATCACAAGTAGCCGGGATAGCCCCCCGGTGCGAGCGAAGAAGCCCCGCAAGGCGCGGACGGCCTTCTCGGACCATCAGCTCAACCAGCTGGAGCGGAGTTTCGAGCGGCAGAAGTACTTGAGCGTGCAGGACCGCATGGACTTGGCGGCCGCCCTCAACCTGACGGACACCCAGGTCAAAACCTGGTACCAGAACCGGAG GACCAAGTGGAAGCGGCAAACGGCCGTGGGGCTGGAGCTGCTGGCCGAAGCCGGGAATTATTCGGCTCTGCAGAGGATGTTCCCGTCGCCCTATTTCTACcaccccagcttgctgggcagcATGGACAGCACCACGGCcgccgcggccgccgccgccatgtACAGTAGCATGTACCGGACTCCGCCTGCtcctcacccccagctccagCGGCCTCTGGTCCCCCGCGTGTTGATCCACGGCCTGGGACCCGGGGGGCAGCCGGCCCTCAACCCCTTGTCTAACCCCATGCCGGGGACCCCTCATCCGCGGTGA